From a single Phormidium ambiguum IAM M-71 genomic region:
- the rfbC gene encoding dTDP-4-dehydrorhamnose 3,5-epimerase, translating into MNILQTILPGCYELQPNIFRDIRGSFVKVFHEEIFNNYKLETNFTEEYYSVSHQKVLRGMHFQTPPYEHTKLVYCPLGKVMDVVVDLRIGSPSYGKFAKFDLSAEKANIIYIPPGLAHGFYVLSEMAILIYKVTTVYNSEHDSGILWNSVEIPWLDRQPIISTRDSEFVSFADFVSPFQYREEVQHGC; encoded by the coding sequence ATGAATATTTTACAAACAATCCTGCCTGGTTGTTATGAATTACAACCAAATATATTTCGAGATATTCGAGGAAGTTTTGTAAAGGTTTTCCATGAAGAAATTTTTAACAATTATAAACTGGAAACTAATTTTACTGAAGAGTATTACTCTGTTTCCCATCAAAAAGTATTACGAGGAATGCACTTTCAAACTCCACCTTACGAACATACAAAATTAGTTTATTGTCCGTTAGGTAAAGTAATGGATGTGGTAGTAGATTTACGAATTGGTTCACCAAGTTACGGTAAATTTGCTAAGTTTGACTTGAGTGCTGAAAAAGCAAATATAATTTACATTCCTCCTGGCTTGGCACATGGCTTTTATGTGCTTAGTGAAATGGCTATTTTGATTTATAAAGTAACTACTGTCTATAATTCTGAACATGATAGTGGTATACTTTGGAATTCAGTAGAAATACCTTGGTTAGATCGACAACCGATTATTTCTACTAGAGATAGTGAATTTGTTTCTTTTGCTGATTTTGTGAGTCCCTTTCAATACAGAGAGGAAGTTCAGCATGGTTGCTAA
- a CDS encoding ABC transporter permease, producing the protein MRSQAKTELIIEAGRTEKQYWKDLWSYRELFYFLAWRDILVRYKQTAIGIAWALIQPFLTMIVFSIVFGQLAKLPNQGVPYPILVFAAMLPWQFFANSLSGCSNSLISNANLISKVYFPRLIVPASSVIVSFVDFMISGMILLALMIWYNFVPSWRILTLPMFIAIAFAAAMGGGLWLAALNVKYRDFRYIVPFIVQFGLYISPVGFSSSIVPKEWRLLYSLNPMVGVIDGFRWAILKGQVQIYWPGFILSLGLVILLFASGIWYFRKTERTFADVI; encoded by the coding sequence ATGCGTTCTCAGGCTAAAACAGAATTAATCATCGAAGCAGGTCGCACCGAAAAACAATATTGGAAAGACCTCTGGAGTTACCGGGAATTATTTTATTTCCTCGCATGGCGAGATATATTAGTACGCTATAAACAAACAGCAATTGGTATTGCTTGGGCATTAATTCAACCTTTTTTAACAATGATTGTATTTTCCATAGTATTTGGACAATTAGCCAAATTGCCTAATCAAGGAGTACCTTATCCAATATTAGTATTTGCGGCAATGTTACCTTGGCAATTCTTTGCCAACTCCCTTTCTGGATGCAGTAATAGTTTAATTAGCAATGCCAACTTAATTTCCAAAGTTTATTTTCCGCGATTAATTGTACCTGCATCCTCTGTAATTGTTAGCTTTGTCGATTTTATGATTTCCGGCATGATCTTGCTAGCGCTGATGATTTGGTATAACTTTGTACCCAGTTGGCGAATTCTGACATTACCAATGTTTATTGCGATCGCATTTGCCGCCGCAATGGGAGGAGGATTATGGTTAGCAGCTTTAAACGTCAAATACCGTGATTTTCGCTATATTGTCCCTTTTATAGTCCAATTTGGCTTATATATCTCGCCAGTCGGTTTTAGTAGTAGTATAGTTCCCAAAGAGTGGCGCTTGCTTTATTCTTTAAACCCAATGGTAGGTGTAATAGATGGCTTTCGCTGGGCAATACTAAAAGGACAAGTGCAAATTTATTGGCCTGGATTTATCCTCTCTTTAGGATTAGTTATATTATTATTTGCTAGTGGTATCTGGTACTTCCGCAAAACGGAACGTACATTTGCTGACGTAATTTAG
- a CDS encoding ABC transporter ATP-binding protein yields MSDTVIRVENLGKKYIIGHNKSQPYSALRDVIADSVKSVKSKIFRESGKNISSNKEEFWAIKDINFEIKKGDRVGIIGRNGAGKSTLLKILSRITEPTTGRVYINGKVASLLEVGTGFHAELTGRENIFLNGAILGMNKAEIKRKFDEIVAFAEVEKFLDTPVKFYSSGMYVRLAFAVAAHLEPEILIVDEVLAVGDAEFQKKCLGKMEDVATKEGRTVLFVSHNMGAVSTLCNQAIYLSRGQLSDMGITERIVTTYISELFQNKADDLQQLRLPGFGKEVRFTDIQLISDDGPTILFGQPIKFSLIVYSKENLSDLRIGAGIFNSSGNCIGSLIAKNKIYLDKNQEIKFCLTISNLNLAPGSYYAGFSIGYGGLEDTSRYDLEVVIGKPAFQIVPISQSQYSLANWNSSWGNIVLKDSELIVQED; encoded by the coding sequence GTGTCTGATACTGTAATCCGAGTAGAAAATTTAGGAAAAAAATATATTATTGGGCATAACAAATCCCAGCCATATAGTGCATTAAGAGATGTAATTGCCGATAGCGTTAAGTCAGTAAAAAGTAAAATTTTTCGAGAATCTGGAAAGAATATTAGCTCAAATAAAGAAGAATTCTGGGCAATTAAAGATATTAATTTTGAAATTAAAAAAGGCGATCGCGTTGGGATAATAGGACGCAACGGAGCCGGGAAATCAACCTTATTAAAAATATTAAGTCGGATTACAGAACCAACCACAGGCAGAGTTTATATTAACGGCAAAGTTGCTAGCCTTTTAGAAGTAGGTACAGGTTTTCATGCCGAATTAACCGGACGAGAAAATATCTTTCTTAACGGTGCAATTCTAGGAATGAACAAAGCAGAAATCAAAAGAAAATTTGATGAAATTGTTGCTTTTGCTGAAGTAGAAAAGTTTTTGGATACACCTGTAAAATTTTATTCTTCAGGGATGTATGTTCGCCTCGCCTTTGCAGTTGCGGCACATCTAGAACCAGAAATTCTAATAGTCGATGAAGTTTTAGCTGTGGGAGACGCTGAATTTCAAAAAAAGTGTTTAGGAAAAATGGAAGATGTCGCCACTAAAGAAGGGCGTACAGTATTATTTGTTAGTCATAACATGGGTGCAGTGAGTACTCTTTGTAATCAGGCTATTTATTTGTCAAGAGGTCAGCTTAGTGACATGGGTATAACCGAAAGAATTGTCACTACCTATATCTCAGAACTATTCCAAAATAAAGCGGATGATTTGCAGCAATTACGATTGCCCGGATTTGGAAAAGAGGTTAGGTTTACTGATATTCAGTTAATATCAGATGATGGGCCAACTATATTGTTTGGACAACCCATAAAGTTTAGTTTAATTGTTTACTCTAAAGAAAATTTAAGCGATTTGAGAATTGGTGCAGGTATATTCAACAGTTCCGGGAATTGTATAGGTAGCCTGATTGCTAAAAATAAAATTTACCTTGATAAAAATCAAGAAATTAAATTTTGCTTAACTATTTCCAATTTGAATTTAGCACCTGGTTCATACTATGCTGGGTTCAGTATAGGATATGGCGGTTTGGAGGATACTAGTAGGTATGACTTAGAAGTAGTGATTGGTAAGCCAGCTTTTCAAATTGTGCCGATTTCCCAGAGTCAGTATTCCTTAGCAAATTGGAACTCTAGTTGGGGAAATATTGTCTTGAAAGATAGCGAATTAATTGTACAGGAAGATTAA
- the rfbH gene encoding lipopolysaccharide biosynthesis protein RfbH has product MNPEDLRQQILELTRQYYQAKWPGKTFQPDKDTVPVSGKVFDAEELANLVDASLDFWLTTGRYAEQFEQEFAQYMGSRFALLVNSGSSANLLAVTALTSPLLGERRLQPRDEVITVAAGFPTTVNPIIQNGLVPVFLDIDIPTYNIDVTHLEAAVSDRTKAIILAHTLGNPFNLDAVKEVAQKHNLWLIEDSCDAVGAEYRGEKVGTFGDLATVSFYPAHHITMGEGGCVLTNRPVLKRIVESLRDWGRDCWCAPGVDNTCGKRFDWQLGDLPFGYDHKYTYSHIGYNLKLTDMQAAVGVAQLKKLPQFIEQRRENFAYLYDALQPVEKFLILPEPTPNTSPSWFGFPITVRESAPISRNELVKHLESHKIATRLLFGGNLLRQPAYKDVKYRVVGETSKTDKVMNQTFWIGVYPGLDKARLKHIVDCINQAMTGKHQE; this is encoded by the coding sequence ATGAATCCAGAAGATTTACGACAACAAATTTTAGAATTAACTCGACAATATTACCAAGCAAAATGGCCGGGGAAAACTTTCCAACCTGATAAAGATACTGTACCAGTTAGCGGTAAAGTTTTTGATGCGGAAGAACTGGCAAATTTAGTTGATGCTTCCCTAGATTTTTGGTTAACTACAGGACGCTATGCGGAACAATTTGAGCAAGAATTTGCTCAGTACATGGGTTCACGTTTTGCTTTATTAGTTAACTCTGGTTCTAGTGCTAATTTATTAGCGGTAACTGCTTTAACATCACCTCTTTTAGGTGAGCGTCGCCTACAACCAAGAGACGAAGTAATCACAGTAGCGGCAGGTTTTCCCACTACTGTTAATCCGATTATTCAAAATGGCTTAGTTCCAGTTTTTTTAGATATCGATATTCCTACTTATAATATTGATGTTACCCATTTAGAAGCAGCAGTTTCCGATCGCACCAAAGCCATAATTTTAGCTCATACATTAGGAAATCCCTTTAACTTAGATGCAGTTAAAGAAGTTGCTCAAAAGCATAATCTTTGGCTAATTGAAGATAGTTGTGATGCAGTAGGAGCAGAGTATAGAGGAGAAAAAGTAGGCACTTTTGGCGATTTAGCAACTGTGAGTTTTTATCCTGCTCACCATATCACAATGGGTGAGGGAGGCTGTGTGTTAACTAATCGTCCCGTATTAAAACGTATTGTAGAATCTTTGCGTGATTGGGGAAGAGATTGTTGGTGTGCTCCTGGTGTGGACAATACTTGTGGTAAACGTTTCGATTGGCAGTTAGGAGATTTACCCTTTGGTTACGACCATAAATACACCTATAGCCATATTGGTTACAATTTGAAATTAACAGATATGCAAGCAGCTGTAGGAGTGGCTCAACTAAAAAAATTACCTCAATTTATAGAGCAAAGACGAGAAAATTTTGCCTATCTTTATGATGCGCTGCAACCAGTAGAAAAATTTTTAATATTGCCGGAACCGACACCAAATACTAGTCCCAGTTGGTTTGGGTTTCCAATTACAGTCCGCGAGTCAGCACCCATTAGTCGGAATGAACTTGTGAAACATTTGGAAAGCCATAAAATTGCTACTCGCTTATTATTTGGGGGTAATTTGTTACGTCAACCTGCTTATAAAGATGTGAAATACAGAGTGGTAGGAGAAACAAGTAAAACGGACAAAGTAATGAATCAAACTTTTTGGATAGGAGTTTATCCAGGTTTAGATAAAGCCAGATTAAAGCATATTGTGGATTGTATAAATCAAGCCATGACTGGGAAACACCAAGAATAA
- a CDS encoding glycosyltransferase, with translation MNWEKYRKRVSLPEQIELPSIPQVPEGIERPFWSVMIPTYNRTKYLEETLRSVLEQDLGPEKMQIEVIDNCSVEGESEAIVKEVGKGRVSFYRQPYNVGMAANWNTCINRARGHWVHILHDDDTVLPGFYSHLQAALEKQPPVGAAFCRYLSIDPDSNWLYISAMEMQTSGVLSDFIERLSPGVVQCPAVVVKRSTYEKLGGFSCELKYMPDLEMWMRIALHNSFWYESLPLACYRVRAKESETMAIVKSNTVITDGYRLIGVLQSYISPEVADKILKLTRRNMRLLSIDAIRYNVNVSDMKTARMQMQELLRCDISWKVIMGIVGSFKGKAIVKLPQMIREIIYGR, from the coding sequence TTGAATTGGGAAAAGTATCGAAAAAGAGTTTCATTACCCGAGCAAATTGAACTACCATCAATACCTCAAGTTCCAGAAGGAATAGAGCGACCGTTTTGGTCTGTAATGATTCCCACTTATAATCGGACGAAATATTTGGAAGAAACTCTAAGAAGTGTCCTAGAGCAAGATCTGGGGCCAGAGAAAATGCAAATAGAAGTGATAGATAATTGTTCTGTAGAAGGAGAGTCAGAAGCGATCGTCAAAGAAGTAGGTAAAGGTAGAGTTTCTTTTTATCGTCAGCCTTATAATGTCGGAATGGCTGCCAACTGGAATACTTGTATTAATCGCGCTCGTGGTCATTGGGTTCATATTTTGCATGATGATGATACAGTTCTTCCAGGTTTTTATAGTCATCTGCAAGCAGCTTTAGAAAAACAGCCGCCTGTAGGAGCAGCTTTCTGTCGTTATCTTTCTATAGATCCTGACAGTAATTGGTTGTATATATCAGCAATGGAAATGCAAACATCTGGTGTATTATCAGATTTCATAGAACGCTTGAGCCCAGGTGTTGTTCAGTGTCCAGCTGTTGTAGTTAAGCGTAGTACTTATGAAAAATTAGGTGGATTTTCTTGTGAACTTAAGTATATGCCTGATTTAGAAATGTGGATGCGAATTGCTCTCCATAATTCTTTTTGGTATGAATCTTTACCTCTAGCTTGCTATCGTGTAAGAGCGAAAGAATCGGAGACTATGGCTATTGTTAAAAGTAATACAGTTATTACTGATGGTTATAGGTTGATTGGGGTTTTACAATCATATATTTCGCCAGAAGTAGCAGATAAAATTCTGAAACTAACTCGAAGAAATATGAGACTATTATCAATAGATGCAATTCGATACAATGTCAATGTAAGTGATATGAAGACTGCTCGTATGCAAATGCAAGAATTACTCAGATGCGATATTTCATGGAAAGTAATTATGGGAATAGTTGGTAGCTTTAAAGGTAAAGCAATAGTCAAGCTTCCTCAAATGATTCGTGAAATAATTTACGGTAGGTAA
- a CDS encoding NAD-dependent epimerase/dehydratase family protein gives MVANHSSKIALVTGATGFVGSHLTERLVRDKWVVHIVVRPTSSWQQLEPIKDKVNIHIHDGTTEGLLDIFAEVKPSIVFHLASLFLAQHTSADIVQMMQSNITFSTQLLEAMVKHQVYCLVNTGTSWQHYENKDYSPVCLYAASKQAFEAILQFYWETTPLNAITLKLFETYGKNDPRKKLLSLLEKTAKQKEVLAMSPGEQLIDIVYIDDVIDAYLMAAERLLSGKVNDYEEYKVSTESPLKLKEFVEIYQEEIGVNLPIEWGGRAYRNREVMIPWNKGVLLPGWQAKITIREGIRKVQNQDKV, from the coding sequence ATGGTTGCTAACCATTCATCTAAAATTGCTTTAGTTACAGGTGCTACTGGTTTTGTTGGTTCACATTTAACCGAACGGTTAGTTAGAGATAAATGGGTAGTACATATAGTTGTTCGTCCCACATCTAGTTGGCAACAATTAGAGCCGATAAAAGATAAAGTTAATATTCATATTCATGATGGCACAACTGAAGGATTGCTGGATATTTTTGCTGAAGTAAAACCGAGCATAGTATTTCATTTAGCATCATTATTTCTAGCCCAACATACATCAGCTGATATTGTGCAAATGATGCAAAGTAATATTACTTTTTCCACTCAGTTACTTGAGGCAATGGTAAAACATCAAGTTTACTGTTTAGTGAATACAGGAACTTCTTGGCAGCATTATGAAAACAAGGATTATAGTCCAGTTTGTTTATATGCTGCAAGCAAACAAGCTTTTGAAGCAATTCTACAATTTTATTGGGAAACTACACCATTGAATGCTATCACTCTCAAGCTATTTGAAACTTATGGAAAAAACGATCCGCGAAAAAAGCTATTAAGTTTGCTGGAAAAAACGGCTAAACAAAAAGAAGTGTTGGCAATGTCACCTGGTGAACAATTAATTGATATTGTATATATTGATGATGTAATTGATGCTTACTTAATGGCGGCAGAGCGTTTGTTAAGTGGAAAAGTAAACGATTATGAAGAGTACAAAGTTTCTACAGAGTCGCCTTTAAAATTAAAGGAATTTGTCGAAATTTATCAGGAAGAGATAGGGGTTAATTTGCCCATTGAGTGGGGCGGTAGGGCATATCGAAATCGGGAGGTGATGATACCTTGGAATAAAGGGGTATTGCTACCAGGATGGCAAGCCAAAATAACAATAAGAGAAGGAATCAGGAAAGTGCAAAACCAAGATAAAGTCTAA
- a CDS encoding class I SAM-dependent methyltransferase, which produces MNYLNVGCGYRFHPDWTNIDFVSTGQGVIAHNLTQGIPFPDSSFDVIYNSHFLEHLPKAEAEPFLKECYRVLRPQGVLRIVVPDLEEVVNSYLKLLEKAKNGSPKAAADYEWLLLEWYDTTVRNIVGGEMAKYLAQDEILNEEFVFERCGKEFKNLINMLRKQRQDIELLQTVKSEPIKTAVKEIYRVLRYPSYRRETLLKLFLGKEYTALQIGRFRQSGEVHQWMYDSYSLNLLLRKCGWENIKQCTSVDSYIPNWTRFNLDTEADGTIYRPNSLYMEAIKTSG; this is translated from the coding sequence ATGAATTACCTTAACGTTGGCTGCGGTTATCGATTTCATCCTGACTGGACTAATATTGATTTTGTTTCCACAGGTCAGGGAGTTATTGCACATAATCTAACTCAGGGAATTCCCTTTCCTGACAGTTCTTTTGATGTAATTTATAATTCGCATTTTCTTGAACATTTACCGAAGGCAGAGGCTGAACCTTTCCTCAAAGAGTGCTATCGAGTTCTGCGTCCTCAAGGTGTTTTAAGAATAGTAGTACCTGATTTAGAAGAAGTAGTTAATAGCTATCTAAAATTACTTGAAAAAGCCAAAAATGGTTCCCCGAAAGCAGCTGCTGACTACGAGTGGCTACTGCTGGAATGGTACGATACCACAGTAAGAAATATTGTAGGCGGAGAGATGGCTAAATATCTAGCGCAAGATGAAATTCTTAATGAAGAATTTGTTTTTGAACGTTGTGGAAAAGAGTTCAAAAATTTGATTAATATGCTTCGTAAACAACGTCAAGATATTGAGCTTTTGCAGACAGTAAAATCTGAACCAATTAAAACCGCTGTCAAGGAAATTTACCGTGTTTTGCGATATCCATCTTATCGTCGTGAGACATTACTGAAGCTATTCTTAGGCAAAGAATATACTGCATTGCAAATAGGACGTTTTCGGCAAAGTGGTGAAGTTCATCAATGGATGTATGATAGTTACTCCTTGAATCTTTTACTAAGGAAATGTGGCTGGGAAAATATCAAACAGTGTACTTCTGTTGACAGTTATATTCCAAACTGGACTAGATTTAATCTTGATACAGAAGCAGATGGGACAATCTACAGACCTAATTCTTTGTACATGGAAGCTATTAAAACTTCTGGATAA
- a CDS encoding class I SAM-dependent methyltransferase has translation MNYLNLGCGSRFHPDWTNVDFVSTSEGVIAHNLNEGIPFSDSSFDVIYHSHVLEHFSKQEAELFLRECYRVLRPQGFLRVVVPDLEQIVRIYLTALEKASDGSLEWDFNYEWIFLEMYDQTVRNQPGGEMANYLYRKDLPNQQFVLERLGREANNLIEAAKKESQGTNVVNKEDKIEKILKNIFRFLRYPKYRRELLLKGILGKEYNFLQLGRFRQSGEIHQWMYDRYSLAMLLKKCGMENIVQRTATESYIANWHTFNLDTEPDGTVYKPDSLFMEAIKPSGSTI, from the coding sequence ATGAACTACCTTAATCTAGGCTGTGGTTCTCGATTTCATCCTGACTGGACTAATGTTGATTTTGTCTCTACAAGTGAAGGGGTGATTGCTCACAATTTAAACGAAGGAATACCTTTTTCTGACTCTTCTTTTGATGTAATTTATCACTCTCATGTATTGGAACACTTCTCTAAGCAAGAAGCTGAATTATTTTTGCGGGAATGTTACCGTGTCTTACGTCCTCAAGGTTTTTTAAGAGTAGTAGTTCCTGACCTTGAACAAATTGTCCGCATTTATCTAACAGCCTTAGAAAAAGCGAGTGATGGTTCTTTAGAGTGGGATTTTAATTATGAGTGGATTTTTTTAGAAATGTACGATCAAACTGTCAGAAACCAGCCAGGGGGAGAAATGGCTAATTACCTTTATAGAAAAGATCTGCCGAATCAACAATTTGTTTTAGAACGCCTGGGTAGGGAAGCAAATAATTTGATTGAAGCAGCAAAAAAAGAAAGTCAAGGAACAAATGTTGTAAATAAAGAAGATAAAATTGAAAAAATCCTGAAGAATATTTTTCGATTTTTACGTTATCCGAAATATCGGCGAGAACTATTACTGAAGGGAATTTTAGGCAAAGAATATAACTTTTTACAACTGGGAAGGTTCCGCCAAAGTGGAGAAATTCATCAATGGATGTACGATCGCTACTCATTAGCTATGTTATTAAAAAAATGTGGGATGGAAAATATCGTTCAGCGTACTGCTACGGAAAGTTACATAGCAAACTGGCATACCTTTAATCTGGATACAGAACCAGATGGTACAGTTTATAAACCAGACTCTCTTTTTATGGAAGCGATTAAACCCTCTGGATCAACTATATAA
- the rfbF gene encoding glucose-1-phosphate cytidylyltransferase: MKVVILAGGLGTRLSEETSLKPKPMVEIGGKPVLWHIMNIYASFAHKEFFVALGYKGEVIKNYFLNYYYLRNNFTINLAKGSIEVYDESPEDWIINLIDTGANTETGGRLKRLTSWIGKETFMMTYGDGVANINISQLIEFHRQHGKLATVTAVRPPARFGGIIFDGNKVIKFLEKPQIGEGWINGGFFVLEPEVLDYIAGDETFFEREPLEKLAEDGQLVAYRHNDFWQCMDTLRDVKLLESLWQTKNAPWKVW; encoded by the coding sequence ATGAAAGTAGTAATTTTGGCTGGTGGACTGGGAACACGCTTATCAGAAGAAACAAGTCTTAAACCAAAACCGATGGTAGAAATAGGTGGAAAACCTGTTTTGTGGCATATTATGAATATATATGCTAGTTTTGCACATAAAGAGTTTTTTGTAGCTTTAGGATATAAAGGTGAAGTAATTAAAAATTACTTTTTAAACTACTATTATTTACGAAACAATTTTACGATTAACTTAGCCAAAGGTAGCATAGAAGTTTATGATGAATCCCCGGAAGACTGGATTATTAACTTGATAGATACAGGCGCTAATACAGAAACAGGAGGTCGCCTGAAAAGACTAACTTCTTGGATTGGTAAAGAAACATTTATGATGACCTACGGAGATGGAGTTGCTAACATTAATATTTCACAATTAATTGAGTTTCACCGTCAACATGGTAAGCTAGCAACTGTAACCGCAGTACGTCCGCCCGCTAGATTTGGGGGCATAATTTTTGATGGAAATAAAGTGATCAAATTTCTGGAAAAGCCACAAATTGGAGAGGGTTGGATTAATGGGGGATTTTTTGTACTTGAACCAGAAGTATTAGACTATATAGCAGGTGATGAAACTTTTTTTGAAAGAGAACCTTTGGAAAAATTAGCTGAAGATGGACAATTAGTAGCTTATCGTCATAATGATTTTTGGCAGTGTATGGATACGCTGCGAGATGTTAAGTTATTAGAAAGTTTGTGGCAAACAAAAAATGCACCTTGGAAAGTGTGGTAA
- a CDS encoding antibiotic biosynthesis monooxygenase: protein MSEFLDFLRHKFAYVAFGEFKPGKFEEAKKLYEKAISTYDHGFQGAYLLQIPNTDKGVAIIFWETEQDMGENQSAAYQEILKQMSPLFATTPTTEFCEVVSEMLPKE, encoded by the coding sequence ATGTCAGAATTTCTAGACTTTTTGCGACATAAGTTTGCTTATGTAGCTTTCGGAGAATTTAAACCTGGTAAATTTGAAGAAGCTAAAAAACTTTATGAAAAAGCAATCTCTACCTACGATCATGGTTTCCAGGGTGCGTATTTGTTGCAAATACCTAATACTGACAAAGGTGTTGCCATAATTTTTTGGGAAACCGAACAAGATATGGGCGAAAATCAATCAGCAGCGTATCAGGAAATTTTGAAACAAATGTCGCCTTTGTTTGCGACTACGCCAACAACTGAATTTTGCGAAGTGGTAAGCGAAATGTTACCAAAAGAGTGA
- a CDS encoding glycosyltransferase family 2 protein yields the protein MEITIIIPTKNGSEFIGQVLASIFGQKTHYTYEVIIIDSGSIDNTLDIVKNYKVRLYQINPEDFSHSKTRNYGASLSQAEKYLIFLNQDAIPTDDRWLENMVKSIEYDPELKASCAIELNPEANEYFNVISVGSAVFCNSKTQGIYIIEPYLLQKCADLPKAQQRNLFPFGTVCAIFDKQHFAKLPFNEKVDWGEDLHWAVDNSNAGYKSACSSFAKVFHRSYYKQEEFVEKMKKHDKLCKDIFGEDYPEFSYQGRLEKLGLPKLLASKIRKFIAEL from the coding sequence ATGGAGATTACAATTATTATTCCAACCAAAAATGGCTCGGAATTTATTGGGCAAGTTTTGGCATCTATTTTTGGGCAAAAAACTCACTATACTTACGAAGTAATTATAATTGATTCAGGGTCAATTGATAACACACTTGATATAGTAAAAAATTACAAAGTTAGACTTTATCAAATAAATCCAGAGGATTTTAGTCATAGCAAAACTAGAAATTATGGCGCATCTCTTTCTCAGGCAGAAAAATATCTGATATTTTTAAATCAAGATGCTATTCCAACAGACGATCGCTGGTTGGAAAACATGGTAAAAAGTATAGAATACGACCCAGAATTGAAAGCCAGTTGTGCCATCGAATTAAACCCAGAAGCTAATGAATATTTTAACGTAATTAGCGTTGGTAGTGCGGTGTTTTGTAATTCTAAAACTCAAGGAATATATATCATCGAACCATATTTGCTGCAAAAATGTGCGGACTTACCCAAAGCACAGCAAAGAAATTTATTTCCCTTTGGAACTGTATGTGCAATTTTTGATAAACAGCATTTCGCCAAATTACCTTTTAATGAAAAGGTTGATTGGGGGGAAGATTTGCATTGGGCTGTAGACAATTCTAATGCAGGGTACAAATCTGCTTGTTCTTCATTTGCTAAGGTATTTCATCGCTCTTACTATAAACAAGAAGAGTTTGTTGAAAAAATGAAAAAACATGATAAATTGTGTAAGGATATTTTTGGCGAAGATTATCCAGAATTTTCCTACCAAGGGAGGTTAGAAAAATTGGGATTACCCAAACTATTAGCCAGTAAGATTAGAAAGTTTATTGCAGAATTATAA